Within the Miscanthus floridulus cultivar M001 chromosome 17, ASM1932011v1, whole genome shotgun sequence genome, the region TTAGAGTCCACGGTGAGGGCTAGCATGTAAAAAGTTGAGAGAGGTCTCCCACATTAATCATCAGTGGATAGACCAATCTTCGAAACGTCCGCAACTAACTCCTTGTTGACAAATTTTTATGGGTCCTCAAAGGCCACGGAACTCGATATTTTattataggaaaaagtctacttaacccctacctttcatacttggtctacttcacccccaactatgaaaccatctgttttaccccctgaactttctaaaaccgtctattttaccccctgggcggttttcagcggcggttgctacagtaacagcgggtctgctacagcaacagtgggtttgctacagtgccgttggttttggattttcttttttttatttcttttcggtgaattttttagaaatcatagaaaaatcataaaatgaaaaatctaattttattggactccacatgagtagatctacacagtgaatatataatacggtatgatttagtacaaattttttttgtagctttagattaattagaaaatccaattttgtcggtaattaattagaatttatctataactaagttatacatagtccaattagtacgaaatttttactatagttcaagcatacaataattagcgtaccataaaaatttcaccacaattggaccatagaagctgcagctatgaattattccaattaattacagacaaaattagattttccaattaatctaaggctacagtaaaaattttgtactaaagcataccgtattatatattcactatgtagatctactcatgtggagtccaacaaaattagattttttattttatgatttttctatgatttactgtgatttttcaaagattcaccgaaaataaaaaaaaaaagaaaattcaaactcactcgttactgtagcaacccgctgttactgtatcaaaccgctgtcaaaaaccgctcggggggtaaaatagacggttttggaaaattcaggaggtaaaacagacggtttcatagtgggggtgaagtagaccatgtatgaaaggtgggggttaagtagactttttcctttcatTATACCAGCACATAAATAGAACAAAAATTAAAGTTATGATGTATTTAtatctaagggcctgtttggtttctgCAGGACCTCCTAGaattcctatcacatcgaatgtttggacacatgcatggagtattaaatatagactaattacgaaactaattgcacaacttgcaactaatttgcgagatgaatcttttaagcctaattagtccatgatttgacaacgtggtgctacagtaactgtATGCTAAtaacgaattaattaggcttaaaaatcgtctcacaaattagcctctaattggttttgtaattaatctatatttaatgctccttattagtatctaaacattcgatgtgacatgaattttagaagcaactaaagaaccaaacaccccctaaatattTATGCGCTTTACAGTAGGAGAAAAAACCATCAAAATTGTATTTTAGTTCGATACAGGATTAATAGTTGTTGTCATAATTGCCAACAATAAATTATATTATAGATGTCATGGCCATCAAAAAATAAATTGTAACTTTTAATTTTTGAATTTATAAATGGAGAAACATAAATAATATGTATCATTCTTATTGTCGTTCCCCAAAAATATTTAATAGGTTTTTTCCATAAATAATAGGTACCATTCTTATTGTCGTTCCCCAAAAATATTTAATAGGTTTTTTCCTCCCGTCGCACAGGCATGTTTGCTAGTAATATATAAAATGTGTCCTATAATATGTTGTTCACCAGCTTTAACATTTTTCAAATAAAGGAAGCTTTTAATTAAATCCTTGAAGCTTTATTACTCCCTTTGTTTTTTCTAGTTTTGTGCTAAGTCAAACATTTCTATTTTTGACCACCAATTTCTTTAAAAAAATTATACAGACTAATAACATGagatttatgtttttagattcactaTGAGAAATATTTTCATGATAAATAGTTCACATGTTGTGAAAGTAcatgtttttaaaaaaaattgatggtcaaagtcAGAAATGTTTGGCTTAGAACAAATCTAATACGACATAAAAATTATGGGAAGAATACGTCGACATCAGTggcggatccacagggggggGCTGCCGGGGCTACAGCCCCCCCTAGTGAGCCTAATCTCTTCATAAATCACTATTACATAGTGGCAAATCACCATTAATCTTTAGTGTTAGCCTTAGATCTTCATTGTTTAGGCCCCCCTTAATCACcatcctagatccgccactggtCGACATGATATGAGAACTTGAAAAGGTACTCCCGACTTTTGCCTAATAAGAAGCACATGTGGCCACAAGACAAAAATGAGACCGATCTACACATTCTAGTAACTATTAATAATTTTTAGTGCATGGAAGAAATATCCTTGGCCTCCTGTGCCAACTGCTTCAAGACCACCAACCAAGTTTTGATAAGCCTCTTTCTGCAGAATAGCCCAACTAAATAGCCGGTAAATAACCTACacaagaaaaatatttttttcttttcaaagaTGATATATGCCATTTCTGCTTAGCCAAAATGGCCGACAAGTAGCAGCCTTCCCTCGCAGAAGTAATGGTTTTAAATCTTTACTAAATCCACCTCACCAACCACCAAACAAGCAAGAAACACTGTAAGATTCACTTAGTCAAGTAGCCACCTAAATAATGGACCAACCGAATAAGGGACAGGTGTCTAACTGTCTTATCTTTGGGACAAAAAGCAAGACTACCTTGCCATTCGCGCTTGGATAGATTAGCCTTCGTCAATATAACTCCTCTTCGTAAGTAGTCGTGAGCTTCTAGATCGACCTCTCAAGTGTTTTATGTGGTTAAtgatgccaactttgctttgtgactaacatgtgtgttTTGAAGAAACATTTTTATGTTGGGTCATAAAGCATGAAGTTAAAGGAGTGTCCTCAAAGCGGGTTGAGAACAACTTAGCGTGTGTAACTAGAATATGGATTGAAGGATCAAGAGTTAACGCTAGGCCACAATGCATGAGAACGGTGTCATCCCCAATAGTTGATGACAAGATGATCAAAGAAGTCACGGATGAAGGAGATCAATCAAGGAGTCAGAATTTATTTATCAAGCATAGAATCCTACCCACACCCCCTCCGAGGGGTGCCCATCCTCAGCCTGCACAAGAAGAGTGCAGCTCTTGCTTGTGCCGATCAGATACAGCTAGCAGCAGTGATGGATTTGCCCAAATCTCCAATCGCCTTGCCTCTTCCACAAACTATAAAGATTTCTCCGGTCCATTCCATGTCCCTACCTGACTATCTGATCCTTATCTCCTTAACATACTGCTATGTTCTTCACATGCACATATATTCGATATGCTCGCCTAGGCATGAACAATATATTTGCCATCCTGCTGGTGAATAATGCACGAGTCAACCAATTTGAAGAACTGGGAGAATATAAGATCCAAATCCCTGGATGCTCTCTAAAAAGGAGAAGGCAGCCAATACAGATCTCTCATCCAGCCACCCCAATGATCTGCTGCTTTAACTTGTCACAAAGGCCAATATTCCTTCCTGCTGTGTCAAACACGCTGCTCGGCTGCTGCCCCCTAGCAAAAGTCAAAACTACAGCCTGATGGCTACTTATAAATACATACCCAGGCATGCAATGCAGAGCATCAGTGCACAAGCAGCACGAGCGGCAGAAGAGAGGCCTCACATGGAAGTAGGAGGCTATCTTTGATAGCCAAGGATGATTTGCCTGTAGCTAAGCAACCTCTGAGCGCCCCTGCTGCCATGGCAAATGGCAATCAGGGCGACCAAGTGCTGCTTCTCCGGGCAAATCATCCGGGCTAGCTGAGTACCTCTTATGCTGTACCATGTCAGGCCTGCTCCTCTTTGGTTTTAGGTAGCCAAAACACAGGTGAGGTTTTCCAGCCTATAAAACATCTCGCTAGTTACCTTGACAAGGAGCACTTGCGTTGGTTGGAGGACAAGCAATCGCACATGCCCAGGCATGCAAACGCAGAGCATCAGTGCACAAGAAGCTCGAGCGGCAGGCAGAAGAGAGGCCTCGCATGGAAGTAGGAGGGCATCTTTGATAGCCAAGGATGATTTGCCTGTAGCAACCTCTGAGTGCTCCTGCGGCCATGGCAGTCAGGAGCACCAAGTGTCTCCGGGCAAATCATCTGGGCTAACTAAGTACCTCTTACGTTGTCCCATGTCAGGCCTGCTCTTCTTCGGTTTTAGTTAGCCAAAACATAGGTGAGGTACTCCAGCCTACAAAACACATCACTAGTTACCTTGACAAGGATCACTTGTGTTGGAGGAGACACAATTGTCAACAGCTCGAGCTTATGGCGAAATTCTTCACTTGATTTGCCATTGTAGTGTTACCAGCCCAGCGCCGTGGCTGTAGCACATCATCTCCCAACGTGACACAATAATTCCACCCCGCCCAAACATAACTACAATTTGTTGGGATACTCTCGATTTCTTGAGGCTTTTCTGGGAAATGTTGTTTTGGTAGATGGCATAAAGGTACCTTGGGCTTAGCAAGTCCTTTCTACCCTGAGCCTCTTTCATCCACAAGCCAAGAACCACTCCCACTCAATAATCCTAACATACTTATACTTACGGCAAAATGTACCAGACTATCATATTTGACAACCATCACATTTTGGAGATGACATTTCAAAAAGACCAAAAAACTATGATTTCAGGATCCATCAGCTACTCTTTGAACTTACAATGTATCAATGCCTCACCATATCATTTCCTTGCACCTTTCTTGCAGCTGCCCAGCACGCCTTAACCAGTAGCTAATAAAGAGAAGAGAGAAAAATATCTGAGACAACGAAAGGATTGGCCTTAAAGTAACTGACATAAAAACTTCAGTTGCCTAATAATCTATAAGTAGATAAAAATATCTTTCCAACTTAGATTCTATTCTTTACTTCAGATATATGACCACTTGTCTCAATTATTCCTCCAATTTAAAATGGTAGCTACCACACAATGGCTCAGCTTGCACATAATGAATTACTATCTACCTCTACAATATAAAATTGCTACAAAACAACACACACACTGCAAACAGTGTCACGACCCAAACAAACTACTATTCATTTCCTGGTGGACATCCTAGTATTGCTGTGTTCACCAATAAATTAACATGGCTTTATAGTATGTCTAGCAGCGACACGGTTTTAGTGCAGTGGCTGGTAGCCAATTTTGTTTATCTATCACATGATGTAGGAGAAAGAAAGTTGAGCATATATGTCATTATTGCATTATATAGCAATGAATGCCTAAGTGATTGTGCCATTTACAGCAACATAAATAAATGGTAAGTTTATTAAATCTCACATAAAAATCGATTTTAATTCATTATGGGTTTGAAATATGGATATAAATATTCATGCTGAAATTAGGACAAAGTTGAGGCATAGGAGAGCTCTATTCTATAATGGGAAATGTACATTAAATACACAAGGCATATGAATGCATAGCCAATTAACCAATGGAACTTAAAGAACATAAGCAGAAATGGAAACAGCAAGACTAGGATATAGGCTGTATTAGTTACTAATGCTAAACTTGTAATCATAAATAAAACTCAAATTTCAGTAATTCTAAAAGACAGCATATGTCAGAATTTCACATGTTATAAGCATTCATTGGAACAGAAGATGAACTCCATACATAGGGCAGTTTCTTCACAGCAGAGTGATAATTTACATATAAAGGGAGAAGAGAAAGTCTAACCAAGTTCACTTGAAAAGGCAAGTAAAAATCTAGGCAGCCAATTAGAAGTTCAGTTAAAGGACCAAATAATGTCACAACTGGGTGCCTGGGTCCCATAAGAAGCAGAAACGATGGAGTATATCACATAATGTACACAGCTCAGTCAAAAAGCTTATACCATACAGTGCTCCTCATCAATAACAATCAATGGGCAATTGATGCATTAATTTCAACATACAATGCATAACAATAATGGAAATAACATTTATGGATGATCCCAACATCATTTATGCTCAAGATTTACAAGTGGGTTAAATCATGATGCAAAATGTATTGATAAAAAATTAACTGTGGCACTTGGCGTTGACTTCATTATCGGAAGAAGTTAAGTGAATAATTGCTGCTCTCATTCGACAAGGAATAATTCCCAATGGATATTGTGGGTTGACCTCAATAGCCCCTAAGAACAATGGATTCTGTTCATCAAATCGTGGCCTTAAGGGAGGCTCAAGAGGCACACATATTTCAAAATAAATCTTCTTTCAAGTGACTTCTGGCAAGATGGGCAAGGTCAAAACAAAGAAGTCGGTCCCTGCATGATTTGGAGAATATATACCTACCATTATTATCAAGAAGAGATTCAAAGGGAAAAAAAAAGTGCATTGATGTGCCACAATGAGTATGGATGGCACGTTGACTTGTATTTTCTCTATGTATCTATCGTATCTGCTCTTGTGCACACTATACATAAAGAACACGGGGCAAGATTCTAAAAAGGCAGAAGTCACAGCACCTAAGCTCTAGTTGCCACCCAGCCGACGTGCTTCTCCAATAACCTGAGCTAAGCAAGCTTGTCCTCAGTGTGCATGGGCTCCCGAAGGTGCATTTGCATTTTCCATCTGGTGTAGATATAAGCTGCATGTGCCCATAGGGGCACACTAATCTATCCACTGACATTCCTTGAACAATTCAGAAACCAAAAGCGGAGAATTGTATTTTTACTACAGAATCTCTATCATAGTACCGGAGGATCCTAGCCTATCATGCATTTTTTTCCCCTTTGTTGATGGCAGTGCAAAAAATTGGCAGAAAAATTGGTTATGAAGCCACGATTTGCTCTGTTTGTGCTTTCTAGCTTGTGCAGAATTTGCCTATCCCTCTTTCCATTACCTTTACAATAGCCTTCTGTGCAAGTAATGTTTAGTGGAAGTCAATCCGAAATATTGAATTATGGAAAAGCTCTGATAGAAAGTAGCAAGTATAACAAAATCATGCAAGTAATAAAAAGGTGCACATTTGTCAGATCTATTATGAGCCTGAACATGACAAAACAGTGGCATCATGTTAATGCAAGTAGTTCACCGCAATCCATTATTTCAATGCTTTCCAAACTATTCCTTTTGAGCAGCTTCTCAGCAGCGTCATAATACAACAAAGATGAGGCTGTCATCAATGAAACCTATATACAGCACAGTCAGGATTGACGAAAAGCAGCACTAGTTATTCCCTTCATGACTTCATCACTACTAGCTCTCTACGGGAaggaattgaaaaaaaaaattgagaTATCAGGAGACGCTAAGAGCTCACCAACTCAGGACGCATTGTCGCTCCGGAGCTTGAGGATGGCGGCATACATCTTCCTCCTGGAGCCAACAGCCCCAATGCCCATGTCCTTGAGGTCCTCCACCGTTAGCAGCGGGAGCACCTCGTCGTCCACCTCATGGATCTCAAACACCGGCGCGTACCGAGAAAGCCCCAAGCCATCGAGCCAGGACTTGACGCCGCCATACCCCATCACGGAGGGGAGGCGGCCGTTGGGGAGGCCCCAGTCCGCCACCCCGTCCGACTCGTCTCCGCTGGCGTCGCGGCTGCCcgaaaccctagccttcgcagcggcggcggcggtggcggccgcgGCGGAGTCGGACTGGTCCTCGTCGTCGTAGTAGcgctcctcgtcgtcctcgtagCCCTCGGCGGCCCCCACCGAGGAGGGCGCGGCGGGGATCCACGCGGTCCGCGGGCGGCGCTGCGCCGGCGGCTTGGGCCCCCGGCGGCTGTGCGTGTGCGGGTCGAGGTCGTCCGGGTGCGCGCGGCGCGGCGGTCGCGGGTGCGACGACGAGGACGGCTTGTGGTTGCGGCGCGGGGGCGGGGCGTCGATGTCCCCGAGGCGGACgctggggcggcggcggcgcttggaGTAGGGCGGCTGCGCTCCcccgcccgcggcggcggcggcctcggcgGCCGCGACGGCGTCCACGGCCGGAAGCGCGGCGACCACGCCGAGGCCGGCGCCGTTCGTGCCCGGCTCCGGCGGGCGGAGATCGGCCATGGGGGCGGCAGCGAGATGCGTGTAATCCGCAGGCTCCTCTCGGCAGCTTCTGGAGTGGGAACTGCAGCACGAGTGTGGCCCGgcgagagagagggggagagttCGTACTCGTGCTCGCCACGCTGCGGCGCGGGTAGGATCGCGCCACGTGGTAGGCTGGGCGGTGGGGATGTGCGGAAGTCGTCAGGGGTGGACTGGGTTGGGTTGATGACGTCGAGCGGGCGACGCGCTCCGCTGGATAAGGAGGCGGCTTCGCTACCCACGGGCCGCCTCGAGCAGACTGGGACACGGGCTCCATCCAGCCCAATGGGCTTTGATGATTTCGGTTGGTccacttctctttttttttatatatatccgAATTCTGAAAACGCAGCAGGAGAGTCTTCGTGTTGTTTTTCAAAGCTGGACAACCGACAGAAACAAAGTGTAGAGATATGCTTGCCGCGTCCATTTTATCACTAGTTTCCTTTTCCTTTCTTAAACCTGGATTTCCATCACTTTTCCTCTTCTGCTATGGTGCACTGATATTCGATATCTCATCACGCCTTACATTCGCTCTGTTAGTCTGAACGTTGAACGGTTGCTGAGACGTCAGGCCTCAAATGTGAATTTTTTCACAAACCTGTCCTTCCGGCCTGAATTGTTTGTCCGTCTGTCACTTTCTTGTCCATAGATACATACAttcatagatagatagatagatagatgtgaTCGCGTCTGAAACTCTGAACGAGCGAGCTGAACGTAGAACATGGAAATCTGAAAGGGTCTGAACTCTGAACTGGAGCATGGAAAATATGGGCGACGAATCAATAGTCACTACCTTACCTTGCTGTTTGGGCGCAACAGAATATCTCAAACACGTTACTCGCATCACATGGCCGAGATTTTGATGTCCTTTCTTGCCGCGAATTCATCTGAATTTGTGGCGCGGTCGGAGGGCGTACCCTGCCCATCCCAAAGGGGCGTCGATAGGGGTCCTACGTCAATGGCGTCCCTTTCACCTTTCAGGCAGGCACATAGCTTTTCTCGACCTGTGTCCTCTGTCTGAAAAACGCACTAGGCTTCTCACCGTCTGTGTCTTTCTGAGTGCAGAATCATAGAGATTACACTACACAACCAGGCCTGGGCAAACCAACAAGAGCCTCCCCCGGTCTCTACCAACTTGCATAGCAGTAACCTGAAGGCAAAATGTCCAAACGCGTGAAAGCTGTGGGCAGTCGGCGTGTTCCATGCAGGTCAGGTCCAACAGTGGCCACAAGCTCAGAGCTCCAACTCCACTTGGTTACCTCAATCTAAAGCTGTTTAGCAAATCCAAGTGCACGATTAACATATGTACAAAAGATGAAGCAGATCAATTGCTGACAACCTTCACTTGCGCTTATTCAGCACTACTTTTCAGCCGTGGAacggtattttcctctcacaacatttcagcataaacatcagcataagtcaaatttcagcctAAGCGAACATTTCAGCAGGCATGTCTTAGGCAGAGTGAACATCTGATTGGCGACAGGGGGACATGTGGACCTCTGATGCCTAGGCAAACAACAGCAAAGCTAGTAGTAGGTTGCCTGTTTCAGTGTGCCACGAAAACTATCGTTAGTGGAAGTGTACTCAGATACAATTACTGTGCATCTCCGATCAGAGCCACAAGATGGCGCTGTAAACACACTGCACAATGGCGCGTTGCATGTTTGCATTGCATGCATGAGCATAATAGAGTTTCAGGTTTTCAGGATTGCCCAAAACGCCAGCAGTCAGCTCAGCAGACCAAAAGATTTTATAAGTTGTCGTGCTGCATTTTTTGTGCCGTCAGAAAAAAAACTTTATTCAGCGACATCAGAAGAGGATACTAGTGTCCGCACACTCGCACTCCTGTGATATTTTCAGTGTGTCCACAGTGTAACAAAATATTTGAGAACAGCGAATAATATCTCACAAAAATCTATGAATTCTCTtctccgtttttttttttttttttgtctataagTACTACTAGTTCATATTTGCAACGTTAGCAACAGCTATAGTGTTTAGTTTGCGCCTTTGAAAAAATAACGATTAGCACTTTTTGGCACATGCTTATTAATTTGCCTGATTCAAATATCACCCAACGTGGTGATCGGTGAATAGTTTTACGTCAcgcggcctgttcgtttggctgtgccttatcgtaaacgatcgtaaattttcagtcggaacagtatttttctctcacacaaatcagccagcagtactttttcacgaaccagcaacgatacgaactagccaaccgaacaggctgacgcTTATCATGGGGTTACAAAAAATAGCATTTT harbors:
- the LOC136517520 gene encoding uncharacterized protein; translated protein: MADLRPPEPGTNGAGLGVVAALPAVDAVAAAEAAAAAGGGAQPPYSKRRRRPSVRLGDIDAPPPRRNHKPSSSSHPRPPRRAHPDDLDPHTHSRRGPKPPAQRRPRTAWIPAAPSSVGAAEGYEDDEERYYDDEDQSDSAAAATAAAAAKARVSGSRDASGDESDGVADWGLPNGRLPSVMGYGGVKSWLDGLGLSRYAPVFEIHEVDDEVLPLLTVEDLKDMGIGAVGSRRKMYAAILKLRSDNAS